CCATCCACGACCATTTGTGTTACCCACCCCTGGATCTCATTCCTAAGCCTTGGCAAATCCCACTGGGTCTTGCCGCCGCTCCCGCAGGCCCTCATGATCCTCGCCCATGCCTCAGAATCGGATGGATACGATGACGGCTCGTGCATCTCCGGGGGGAGCAGGTTGAACATGCTAACCCGGCTCCTCAAGGTTGGTAAAAGGTTATCCCTCTCCAAAAGGAAAACCACCTTGGATCCTCCAGGTGGTTCCTCCGTAACCTTCAAAAGACTGTTAGCCGCCGCAGCAGAGAGCTTGTCGGCGGAAAAGACCAACCCAATCCTAAAGGGCCTTCCAACGGGGGAAAGGGACAACTCCATTGCCAGTGGTTTACAAATCTCTATGCCAGGAGGAGTGCCGGGGGCCCCAAGGGCTATGAGATCATCCATGCCCATCCCATCTTCCCCCCAAAGAGCCCTCGCCACTTTGACGCCCAAGGCCTCCTGAAATGCCTCGGGAATCACAAAACACAGGCTCTGGCAGCGGCCAGAGCGGGCCATCCGAATAAAGTCATCCCATCGAGGGTTGGAAATCAGGAAAGAATCGATATCAAGCAACCTTTTATCTCCTCCACCAGATCCAAGACTCTTGAGCGATCCCCTTCTCCTGCTATCACCGCCTCCAGCTCGGAAAGGGCGTTTTCGGTCCTCTCTATAAGCACATAGAGGGTCCTCTCGGACCTCCTCCACTTATAATCACGTTTGAGGGCCATGGTGCTACGAACCATCGCTATGGCCAGGCCTATTAACTGCCTATACCGCTGAAGGGCCGAGGTGGATGGATGTTTTGAAAGGCTATCCCCCAAAGAACGAATCTCCTCTATCAACCTTGACCGCTCTACCTCTTCCATGGCATCCAAAAAGCTGGCCCCTTCAACCCTATCCCCAGCCTTGGACTGCCCAGTACCCCTACCCCCAAGGAAAACCCCCTGGTTGCCGGAACTCCTCTTTCCCCGGCCATCCACCTTCATGAACAAAGCATCC
This portion of the Thermanaerothrix sp. genome encodes:
- a CDS encoding DUF327 family protein, which encodes MKVDGRGKRSSGNQGVFLGGRGTGQSKAGDRVEGASFLDAMEEVERSRLIEEIRSLGDSLSKHPSTSALQRYRQLIGLAIAMVRSTMALKRDYKWRRSERTLYVLIERTENALSELEAVIAGEGDRSRVLDLVEEIKGCLISILS